A genomic segment from Glycine soja cultivar W05 chromosome 18, ASM419377v2, whole genome shotgun sequence encodes:
- the LOC114395983 gene encoding zinc finger CCCH domain-containing protein 18-like: MDISEYTRIVFDKLQRFEPEHTTKIIGYLLLQDHGEQEMVKLASLPDHLIRGVAYKARTELQRLAARSAIQPISLPINSQQCLNHLSVISPTSVITPGTPTSPASFQVQSPYWDPQSASNTNAEFMALGYLDSISEFQKQTPLFSLDNHMDTMNSGTAGIANDYYGLDASSASNLGGKNGRRFEFPVKTCHYFNKGFCKHGNSCRYYHEHGVPDMFSHMYGNDTFNDDPVISPGSLAQLESEIVELLKVKKGGSISIASLPMAYYERYKKVLQAEGYLTESQRHGKSGYSLTKLLARLKNSIRLIDRPHGQHSVVLAEDAPKFNGKVDYGKYISASRQIYLTFPADSTFSEGDVSYYFSTFGKVEDVRIPSQERRMFGFVTLNDPETVKVILDKGNPHYVCESRVLVKPYKEKPKFMPRKHSDRIEHSAYYSPHYVDIDTEPTSIPRSFRNPRFLRRLLIEKQEEAAFEFQRRRFAELQMAQKSLSTSPHLGFNTDGFKVSDEHFNVQSAESHSHALNDKAGYTDNNCTDEDSNQGLNLPDSPFAFPVDSGF; this comes from the exons ATGGATATTTCGGAGTACACGAGGATTGTTTTTGATAAACTTCAGAGATTTGAGCCTGAGCATACTACAAAGATCATAGGGTATCTCCTTCTCCAAGACCATGGTGAGCAAGAGATGGTGAAGTTGGCTTCACTGCCAGACCATTTAATTCGTGGCGTGGCTTACAAGGCGAGAACTGAGCTTCAAAGGCTGGCTGCTAGATCAGCCATTCAGCCAATTTCACTTCCCATCAACTCTCAACAATGTTTAAACCATTTGTCAGTAATCTCCCCTACTTCGGTAATCACCCCTGGCACTCCTACTTCACCAGCAAGCTTCCAGGTTCAATCTCCGTATTGGGATCCTCAATCTGCTAGCAATACTAATGCAGAATTCATGGCACTGGGTTATTTGGATTCTATCTCAGAATTTCAAAAGCAGACCCCTTTGTTCAGTTTAGATAATCATATGGATACTATGAATTCCGGGACTGCTGGGATTGCTAATGATTACTATGGCTTAGATGCTTCATCAGCTAGTAATTTGGGTGGCAAAAATGGTAGAAGGTTTGAATTTCCAGTCAAGACCTGTCACTATTTCAACAAAGGGTTTTGTAAGCATGGAAATAGTTGTAGATATTATCATGAACATGGCGTCCCTGATATGTTCTCTCACATGTATGGAAATGATACTTTTAATGATGATCCGGTGATTTCACCTGGGTCACTAGCACAATTAGAGTCAGAAATTGTTGAACTcctgaaagtaaaaaaaggcgGTTCAATATCAATTGCTTCCCTTCCAATGGCATACTATGAGAGGTACAAAAAAGTGCTGCAAGCAGAAGGCTACCTGACTGAGAGCCAGAGACATGGTAAGTCTGGCTACAGTTTGACAAAACTTCTTGCACGGTTGAAAAATAGTATTCGGCTAATTGACAG GCCTCATGGGCAGCATTCAGTTGTTCTGGCAGAAGATGCTCCAAAGTTCAACGGAAAGGTAGATTATGGTAAATACATCAGTGCATCACGACAAATATACCTGACATTTCCGGCTGACAGCACTTTTAGCGAGGGTGATGTTTCATACTACTTTAG CACTTTTGGGAAAGTTGAAGATGTAAGGATTCCGAGCCAAGAGAGAAGGATGTTTGGATTTGTGACATTAAATGATCCTGAAACTGTTAAAGTAATTTTGGATAAGGGAAATCCCCATTATGTTTGTGAATCTCGGGTTCTTGTGAAACCTTATAAGGAGAAGCCAAAATTTATGCCCAG GAAGCACTCAGATAGAATCGAGCACTCTGCTTATTATTCACCACACTATGTAGACATTGACACTGAACCCACCTCAA TTCCAAGAAGTTTCAGGAACCCTCGATTTCTTAGGAGGCTGCTCATTGAAAAGCAAGAGGAGGCAGCCTTTGAATTTCAGAGACGACGATTTGCAGAGCTGCAAATGGCCCAAAAATCATTGTCCACATCACCCCATTTAGGCTTCAACACAGACGGGTTTAAAGTTTCAGATG AACATTTCAATGTCCAGTCTGCAGAATCTCACAGTCATGCACTGAATGACAAAGCAGGATATACAGATAACAATTGCACTGATGAGGACAG CAATCAAGGACTGAATCTCCCAGACAGCCCATTTGCATTTCCAGTAGATAGTGGATTTTGA
- the LOC114396381 gene encoding scarecrow-like protein 21, which translates to MQTSQNHKISYGSGGFYVEPVQNLESYCMPSSENIDNYSSSDNSSQTTYPSVQTLEQYCTLESASTGNSFPNQNSPPALSFSSNNSPLSKLESNSYVLRPQHSLEIASGSPEDDSYLAHDLDDLTHKIRELETAMLGPNADMLDIYGTVIPEPDSFLLEAEKWKKLMEMSSRGDLKEMLYTCAEAMARNDMETTDWLVSELRKMVSISGNPIQRLGAYILESFVARMAASGSTIYKSLKCSEPTGNELLSYMHVLYEICPYFKFGYMSANGAIAEALKEESEVHIVDFQIGQGTQWVSLIQALAHRPGGPPKIRISGVDDSYSAYARGRGLDIVGKRLSAHAQSCHVPFEFNAVRVPASQVQLEDLELLPYEAVAVNFAISLHHVPDESVNSHNHRDRLLRLAKRLSPKVVTLVEQEFSTNNAPFLQRFDETMKYYLAVFESIDTVLPREHKERINVEQHCLAREVVNLIACEGEERVERHELLNKWKMRFTKAGFTPYPLSSVINSSIKDLLQSYHGHYTLEERDGALFLGWMNQVLIASCAWS; encoded by the coding sequence ATGCAAACATCTCAGAATCATAAAATTTCTTATGGCTCTGGCGGGTTCTATGTTGAGCCTGTGCAAAATTTGGAGTCATATTGCATGCCATCAAGTGAGAACATAGACAATTACTCTTCCTCTGATAACAGCAGCCaaacaacctacccttcagtcCAAACTTTAGAACAATATTGCACCCTTGAATCTGCTTCCACAGGCAACAGTTTCCCTAACCAAAATTCTCCACCTGCTCTCAGTTTCTCATCTAACAATAGTCCATTGTCAAAGCTAGAGTCAAATTCATATGTGTTAAGGCCACAGcattctcttgaaattgctaGTGGCTCGCCTGAGGATGATTCTTATTTGGCGCATGACCTTGATGACCTGACACATAAGATAAGAGAGCTGGAAACTGCTATGCTAGGACCTAATGCAGATATGCTAGATATCTATGGTACTGTAATTCCAGAACCTGATTCATTTTTGTTAGAGGCAGAGAAGTGGAAGAAATTGATGGAGATGTCATCTAGAGGGGATTTGAAAGAGATGCTTTATACTTGTGCAGAAGCAATGGCTAGGAATGATATGGAGACAACTGATTGGCTGGTGTCTGAGTTACGTAAGATGGTGTCCATTTCGGGCAATCCGATACAGCGATTGGGAGCATACATATTGGAGTCATTTGTTGCAAGGATGGCTGCTTCAGGAAGCACAATCTACAAGTCCTTAAAATGTAGTGAGCCTACTGGTAATGAACTACTTTCATACATGCATGTGCTTTATGAAATTTGTCCATACTTCAAGTTTGGGTACATGTCGGCAAATGGAGCAATTGCTGAAGCTCTGAAGGAGGAAAGTGAAGTCCACATAGTTGACTTTCAGATTGGCCAGGGAACCCAGTGGGTGAGCTTGATTCAGGCTCTAGCTCACCGCCCTGGAGGGCCCCCGAAGATCCGAATATCCGGTGTTGATGACTCCTATTCGGCTTATGCCAGGGGAAGAGGGCTTGATATTGTTGGGAAAAGGTTATCTGCACATGCACAGTCATGTCATGTGCCTTTTGAGTTCAATGCTGTAAGAGTACCTGCTTCTCAGGTGCAACTTGAAGACCTTGAACTTCTCCCTTATGAAGCTGTGGCAGTGAACTTTGCCATAAGTCTGCACCATGTGCCAGATGAAAGTGTGAACAGTCACAATCATCGTGACCGATTGTTGAGATTGGCAAAGCGATTATCTCCTAAAGTGGTGACTTTGGTTGAGCAGGAATTTAGCACCAACAATGCGCCATTCTTGCAGCGCTTTGATGAGACAATGAAGTACTACTTGGCTGTTTTTGAATCGATTGATACTGTTCTTCCAAGGGAGCACAAAGAGAGGATTAATGTGGAGCAGCATTGTTTGGCTCGCGAAGTTGTCAACTTAATAGCATGTGAAGGAGAAGAAAGAGTTGAACGCCACGAGCTTCTGAATAAGTGGAAAATGCGTTTCACAAAGGCTGGATTTACACCTTATCCATTGAGCTCCGTTATTAACTCTTCAATCAAGGATCTTCTGCAGAGCTACCATGGACACTACACTCTAGAAGAGAGAGATGGTGCACTATTTCTTGGTTGGATGAATCAAGTTCTTATTGCATCTTGTGCTTGGAGCTAA